One window from the genome of Blastopirellula retiformator encodes:
- a CDS encoding aromatic ring-hydroxylating oxygenase subunit alpha yields MFVSKEHHPQVLPRQAYFDQTIFDNEMETIMMPAWHAVALMHELPKDGSFLTMDIFDRPIILWRKGDEVCGFLNVCSHRYAKLTCKGCGVAERLHCQYHGWEFDETGNVRKIPDAKTFKPLQKGMLGLKKFRVERCGELVFLNLTDEGPSLREFLGDKFEMYESWFTPEMHTAIVMTRTIDANWKCLVENALESYHTTTVHPQTFGQFPDEKDIQHTMQEHWTSMFVDYSEERSVRATLDMIGHLAVGRPRDGSYEHILHYPNVMMARLSLYRWVECVIPVSPGRSLSVVRLMCHIGQKGQLRRLWNRFFVTKWARDFLTKVGSEDARVLVQIQKGIAAPDEPMGGLISTREERIFHFQKYVEKASGLAGFCDESDVLPIRFSGNAT; encoded by the coding sequence ATGTTTGTGAGCAAGGAACATCATCCGCAGGTTCTGCCGCGGCAGGCCTATTTCGATCAAACCATCTTCGACAATGAGATGGAAACCATCATGATGCCCGCGTGGCATGCCGTCGCCCTGATGCACGAACTGCCGAAAGACGGTTCGTTCCTGACGATGGACATCTTCGATCGCCCAATCATCTTGTGGCGGAAGGGAGATGAGGTTTGCGGCTTTTTGAACGTCTGTTCGCACCGCTACGCCAAGCTGACCTGCAAGGGGTGCGGGGTCGCTGAGCGATTGCACTGCCAGTATCACGGCTGGGAGTTTGATGAAACCGGCAATGTCCGCAAGATTCCAGATGCGAAGACATTCAAGCCCCTGCAAAAAGGGATGCTTGGCCTTAAAAAATTCCGCGTGGAGCGCTGCGGGGAGTTGGTCTTTTTGAATCTGACCGACGAAGGCCCGAGCCTGCGAGAGTTTCTGGGCGATAAGTTCGAGATGTACGAGAGTTGGTTTACGCCGGAGATGCATACGGCGATCGTCATGACCCGCACAATCGACGCCAACTGGAAGTGCCTGGTCGAGAACGCGCTAGAGAGCTACCACACCACGACGGTGCATCCGCAGACGTTCGGCCAGTTTCCGGATGAAAAAGATATCCAGCACACGATGCAAGAACATTGGACGTCGATGTTCGTTGATTACAGTGAAGAACGATCGGTGCGGGCGACGCTCGACATGATTGGTCACCTCGCGGTTGGCCGTCCGCGGGACGGATCGTACGAACATATCCTGCACTACCCCAACGTGATGATGGCGCGACTGTCGCTCTATCGATGGGTCGAGTGCGTAATCCCGGTTTCGCCCGGTCGATCATTGTCGGTGGTTCGCCTGATGTGCCATATCGGCCAGAAGGGGCAACTGCGACGGTTATGGAACCGGTTTTTCGTGACCAAATGGGCGCGAGACTTTTTGACCAAGGTCGGCTCGGAAGATGCCCGGGTGTTGGTGCAGATTCAGAAAGGGATTGCCGCTCCTGATGAACCGATGGGCGGATTGATCTCGACGCGTGAAGAACGCATTTTCCATTTTCAGAAATACGTCGAGAAAGCGAGCGGATTGGCTGGCTTTTGCGACGAAAGCGATGTACTTCCAATTCGATTTTCAGGAAACGCAACATGA
- a CDS encoding SDR family oxidoreductase codes for MINLSGRIALVTGSSRGMGRACALRLAEAGSDVIVNYVTSRTAAMETAKEIRAMGRRSFVVKADVSQKDDVESMMEYISEHIQQLDIIVSNAATGGFRPLMAANEKHFENTYHTNVLALLYLVQAALPLLVKSQGRAKVIGISSHGSDMALPWYGLIGSSKAALESLARHLTLEVGDKGVNVNVVKSGLVETDSTKRLPGAGEMFDHRKDKTMMGDRMLSVEDIADAVLFLASPLSDLVQGETLVVDGGAAVHV; via the coding sequence ATGATTAACCTCTCCGGACGTATCGCTTTGGTTACCGGAAGTTCGCGCGGCATGGGGCGAGCTTGCGCATTGCGACTGGCCGAAGCAGGCTCCGACGTGATCGTGAACTACGTCACGTCGCGCACCGCCGCGATGGAAACGGCCAAAGAGATTCGGGCGATGGGGCGCCGCTCCTTCGTCGTCAAAGCCGACGTCAGCCAAAAAGACGACGTCGAATCGATGATGGAATATATCAGCGAACACATCCAGCAGCTTGACATCATCGTCAGCAACGCGGCGACCGGCGGCTTTCGTCCGTTGATGGCCGCTAACGAAAAGCACTTTGAAAACACCTACCACACCAACGTGTTGGCGTTGCTCTACCTGGTGCAAGCTGCTTTGCCCCTGCTGGTCAAGAGCCAAGGCCGCGCCAAGGTGATCGGCATCAGCAGCCATGGCTCGGACATGGCTTTGCCGTGGTATGGTTTGATCGGTAGCTCGAAGGCGGCCCTGGAAAGCCTGGCTCGTCACCTGACGCTGGAAGTCGGCGACAAGGGCGTTAACGTCAACGTCGTCAAGTCGGGCCTTGTCGAAACTGACTCGACCAAGCGACTGCCGGGCGCCGGCGAGATGTTCGATCATCGCAAAGACAAGACGATGATGGGCGATCGGATGCTGTCGGTCGAAGACATCGCGGATGCGGTCCTGTTTTTGGCCTCGCCGCTGTCGGATCTCGTGCAAGGCGAAACGCTGGTCGTCGATGGCGGCGCCGCGGTTCACGTTTAG
- a CDS encoding SDR family oxidoreductase, whose translation MKYHLLTGATGLLGRYLIRDLTLADIPLAVVVRGSRFESAAQRIETAMAYWETELGRALVRPVVLEGDIAKPGLGMSQADQAWVAQNCEAVVHSAASLTFYADEEDGEPWRSNIQGTRNVLGLCRDAGIRQLHHVSTAYVCGRRRDVIREEEVDVGQEPSNDYESSKLTAEKEVRAADFLDVLTMHRPSIIVGDAETGFTVSYHGFYTPLRLVHALVTSLPWDLFVQCDLLGALKLDGSERKNLVPVDWVSAAMTEVIRKPELHGQTYHFTNPNPATVADMLGSLASMVMALAKPGKEASEAAKNISIDDVAANFREQMWVYQSYWSDDPSFDSTHTEQALPYLPCPPVDDAMMDRLVAFALEKNFGWPREASAKIKYPVAQDLEPWLDSAKRLEGDSADRRYVSLQICGSGGGQWHMIVDHGRVVGVGAGLQDGDSPTCYLNSDTFTRLTRGELSWESALQSGRLVTTGNAASSDQLARCFHDLASLTCSDTTNNCAN comes from the coding sequence ATGAAGTATCACCTGTTAACTGGCGCCACGGGCTTGCTCGGCCGCTATTTGATTCGCGATTTGACCCTGGCGGATATTCCGCTGGCGGTCGTAGTGCGCGGCTCGCGCTTTGAGTCGGCCGCCCAGCGAATTGAAACGGCCATGGCCTATTGGGAGACGGAACTGGGACGCGCACTCGTCCGCCCCGTCGTCCTGGAAGGCGACATTGCCAAACCCGGCCTAGGCATGTCGCAAGCTGATCAGGCCTGGGTGGCGCAAAACTGCGAAGCGGTCGTGCACTCGGCGGCGTCGCTTACCTTTTACGCCGACGAAGAAGATGGCGAACCGTGGCGGAGCAACATCCAGGGGACGCGCAACGTCCTGGGACTGTGCCGCGATGCCGGGATTCGCCAACTGCATCACGTTTCGACCGCCTACGTCTGCGGCCGTCGCCGCGATGTGATTCGTGAAGAAGAAGTCGACGTCGGTCAAGAGCCGAGCAACGACTACGAATCGAGCAAGTTGACGGCCGAGAAAGAAGTTCGCGCCGCTGATTTCCTCGACGTGCTCACGATGCATCGTCCTTCGATCATCGTCGGCGACGCCGAAACCGGATTCACCGTCTCGTACCACGGGTTCTATACGCCGCTGCGACTGGTTCACGCCTTGGTGACCTCGCTGCCGTGGGACCTGTTCGTGCAGTGCGACCTGCTGGGCGCGCTTAAACTGGATGGCTCGGAACGGAAGAACCTGGTTCCGGTCGATTGGGTTTCGGCGGCAATGACCGAAGTCATTCGGAAACCGGAATTGCACGGTCAAACCTACCACTTTACCAACCCGAATCCGGCGACGGTGGCCGATATGCTGGGGTCGCTCGCTTCGATGGTGATGGCTTTGGCCAAGCCGGGTAAAGAGGCGTCCGAAGCGGCGAAGAACATTTCGATCGACGACGTCGCCGCGAATTTTCGCGAACAGATGTGGGTCTACCAGTCGTATTGGAGCGATGACCCGTCGTTCGATTCGACCCATACCGAGCAGGCGCTTCCTTACCTGCCCTGCCCTCCGGTCGACGACGCGATGATGGATCGCCTGGTCGCGTTCGCCTTAGAGAAGAACTTCGGCTGGCCCCGCGAGGCTTCGGCAAAAATTAAATATCCGGTCGCCCAAGATTTGGAACCTTGGCTCGACAGCGCCAAGCGGCTAGAAGGCGACTCCGCGGATCGACGGTACGTTAGTCTGCAGATCTGCGGCAGCGGCGGCGGCCAGTGGCACATGATCGTTGATCATGGTCGCGTGGTTGGCGTTGGGGCCGGTCTGCAAGACGGCGACAGCCCGACCTGCTATTTGAACAGCGATACTTTTACGCGACTGACGCGTGGAGAACTCTCCTGGGAATCGGCTTTGCAGTCAGGTCGTCTCGTGACGACAGGAAATGCGGCAAGTTCCGATCAGCTCGCTCGTTGTTTTCACGATCTTGCCTCTTTGACCTGCTCCGACACCACTAACAACTGCGCCAACTGA
- a CDS encoding aspartate aminotransferase family protein — MTGMISKTDSSGAAISAKTLERGRKSIAGGDSSTMRVLPYHIPLVADRGEGCRLWDVDGNEYIDLNMAYGPLLLGHRPKQVIEAVYRQISEQGSQLGFPTEVTIRVAEKLKMLFPSIELLRFANSGTEACASAIRLARTYTGRRKLIMFEGHYHGWSEAVFTKYHAPLDMLPECGYGPAIPGTSGMTDALDDVITVQWNDLDALERCLGEHGADAAAVIMEPISGNAGLIMPREGYLQSVREMIHDRGGLLIFDEVITGMRVSPGGAQEHYMVSPDISVVSKAMGGGYPVGSFGASAEIMSCITDGPLFHGGVFSGNAIVMSAAEAVLDTVLADKENIYAHLHAVADQLAGGIREIYTRLNIPAHVNHLGPLLAGLITKEEVEGLYNYRDVRRHCDFERYIQFQHHMQRAGVYFHPNEFEPMFLSTAHTSADIDEVLEKWEDGARQCLVR, encoded by the coding sequence ATGACGGGAATGATTTCCAAAACGGATTCGAGCGGAGCGGCGATAAGTGCGAAAACGCTGGAACGCGGCCGAAAAAGCATCGCCGGCGGCGATAGCAGCACGATGCGGGTTCTGCCGTATCACATTCCGCTGGTCGCCGACCGCGGCGAAGGCTGCCGCCTTTGGGACGTCGACGGCAACGAATACATCGACTTGAACATGGCGTACGGGCCGCTGCTGTTGGGCCATCGTCCCAAGCAAGTCATCGAAGCGGTGTATCGTCAGATCTCGGAACAAGGGAGCCAGCTTGGCTTTCCGACCGAAGTGACGATTCGCGTCGCCGAGAAGCTGAAGATGCTGTTCCCCAGCATTGAACTTCTCCGATTCGCCAACTCGGGCACCGAAGCGTGCGCCTCGGCGATTCGCCTGGCTCGCACCTACACCGGTCGCCGCAAGCTGATCATGTTTGAAGGTCACTACCACGGCTGGAGCGAAGCGGTCTTCACCAAGTACCACGCTCCGCTCGACATGCTGCCGGAATGTGGGTACGGCCCGGCCATCCCGGGCACCAGCGGCATGACCGACGCCCTGGACGACGTGATCACGGTTCAGTGGAACGATCTCGACGCCCTGGAACGTTGCTTGGGAGAGCATGGCGCCGACGCCGCGGCGGTCATCATGGAGCCGATCTCGGGTAACGCCGGTTTGATCATGCCCCGTGAAGGCTACTTGCAGTCGGTTCGCGAGATGATCCATGACCGCGGCGGTTTGTTGATTTTTGACGAAGTGATCACCGGTATGCGAGTTTCGCCGGGCGGCGCCCAAGAGCACTACATGGTCTCGCCCGACATCTCGGTCGTCTCGAAGGCGATGGGTGGCGGTTACCCGGTTGGTTCGTTCGGCGCCTCGGCCGAAATCATGAGCTGCATCACCGATGGCCCGCTGTTCCACGGCGGCGTGTTCTCGGGCAATGCGATCGTGATGTCGGCGGCGGAAGCGGTTCTCGATACGGTCCTGGCCGACAAAGAGAACATCTACGCTCACCTGCACGCCGTTGCCGATCAATTGGCCGGCGGCATCAGAGAGATCTACACGCGGCTCAACATTCCGGCCCACGTCAATCACCTTGGCCCGTTGCTGGCCGGTCTGATTACGAAGGAAGAGGTCGAAGGGCTGTACAACTATCGCGACGTTCGCCGTCACTGCGACTTCGAGCGTTACATTCAGTTCCAGCACCACATGCAGCGTGCCGGCGTTTACTTTCATCCGAATGAATTTGAACCGATGTTCCTGTCCACCGCGCACACGTCGGCCGACATCGACGAAGTGCTGGAAAAATGGGAAGATGGAGCCCGCCAGTGTCTGGTCCGGTAA